A single Suricata suricatta isolate VVHF042 chromosome 2, meerkat_22Aug2017_6uvM2_HiC, whole genome shotgun sequence DNA region contains:
- the PTN gene encoding pleiotrophin isoform X2: MQSQQYLQQRRKFAAVFLAFIFILAAVGTAEAGKKEKPEKKVKKSDCGEWQWSVCVPTSGDCGLGTREGTRTGAECKQTMKTQRCKIPCNWKKQFGAECKYQFQAWGECDLNTALKTRTGSLKRALHNADCQKTVTISKPCGKLTKPKPQESKKKKKEGKKQEKMLD; the protein is encoded by the exons ATGCAGTCCCAACAGTACCTGCAGCAGCGTCGAAAATTTGCAGCTGTCTTCCTggcattcattttcattctgGCAGCTGTGGGCACTGCTGAAGCGGGCAAGAAAGAGAAACCGG aaaaaaaagtgaagaagtcTGACTGTGGAGAATGGCAGTGGAGTGTGTGCGTGCCCACCAGCGGGGACTGTGGGCTGGGCACCCGGGAGGGCACCCGGACCGGAGCCGAGTGTAAGCAGACCATGAAGACCCAGAGATGTAAGATCCCCTGCAACTGGAAAAAGCAGTTTGGAG CGGAGTGCAAATACCAGTTCCAGGCCTGGGGAGAATGTGACCTGAATACCGCCTTGAAGACCCGAACTGGAAGTCTGAAGCGAGCCCTCCACAATGCCGACTGCCAGAAGACGGTCACCATCTCCAAGCCCTGTGGCAAGCTGACTAAGCCCAAACCTCAAG